One uncultured Draconibacterium sp. genomic window, GTTGGAATAATTCCCGCCCGTTATGAATCGACCCGTTTCCCGGGAAAACCGTTGGTAATGATAAAAAACAAACCAATGATACAGTGGGTATACGAAAATGCATTAAAAGCGCTGGATGAAGTAGTTGTTGCCACCGATGACGACCGGATTTTTGATGCGGTAAAATCATTTGAAGGCAAGGTGGTAAAAACACTTGCAACACACCAAAGCGGTACCGACCGCTGCGCCGAAGCTGCAGAACAAATTTCAGACACTACAAACTTCGATGTGGTAATCAACATTCAAGGCGACGAACCATTTATTCAGGCAGATCAAATTGAACTGTTAAAGTCGTGTTTTAAATCGGATGCAGAAATTGCAACACTGGTAAAAAAAATAAATTCCACCGAAGAGCTTTTTAATCCAAACAGGCCCAAAGTAGTTGTCGACGAAAACGACAACGCACTTTATTTTAGCCGCTCTCCCATTCCTTATATTCGTGGCACTGAAGAAAATAACTGGTTAAGTAAAAATACTTTTTGGGCGCACATTGGCATGTACGCATTTAAAGCCGAAGTGCTTCAGAACATTACAAAATTAAAACAGGGAAAACTTGAACTGGCCGAATCGCTGGAGCAGTTGCGCTGGCTCGAAAACGGATATAAAATTAAAACAGCCGAAACGCATTCACAATCCATTGGGATTGATACGCCGGAGGATTTGCAGGCTGCCTTAAAACTTTTCTAAGCTCGTTTACAAATTACGTATACAAAATAGACCTGTTGGTTAGTAAATAGGCAATTCAAAAACCAAAAGAAGAATAAAATCAAAACTTGCATTTTCGTTAAAAGAAAACAAATCCTTTACTCAACTAAAATGCTTCAATGGTGTTATGTTAAAACCAAGCAAAAGAATGCCTATTTAAAAAATGAAACCGGTTAATAATTCAACACTACCGCACACCGAGAAATCGATTGCTGTTCTGCCATTTGTTAACATGAGCGCGGATGCAGACAATGAATATTTCAGTGATGGAATAACTGAAGAAATAATTAATGCACTAACAAAAATTTCGGAATTGAAAGTTATTGCCCGAACTTCGTCGTTTGCCTTTAAAGGTAAAAATGTTGATGTACGTGAAATTGCACAACAACTTGGTGTTTCGTCGGTATTGGAGGGCAGTGTGCGGAAAGCCAATAATCGTGTACGTATTACTGCGCAATTAATAAACGCCTCAGATGGCACCCATTTTTGGTCGAAAAACTTCGATCGTGAAATGGAAGATATTTTTGCACTTCAGGATGAAATAAGTTTGCTGATTGCAAATCAGATCCGGGAAAACTTTGGTCATTTTAACATTCAGGAGCACCTGGTTAACGAAGCTACCAAAAGTGTAAACGCCTACAAACTGTTTTTAAAAGGCCATTTTTATCAATTAAAATGGGATGCCGACTCGATTAAAACTGCAGCAGAACATTACGAGGCCTCCATTCTGCACGATCCCAAATTTGCACGTTCGTATTACGGATTGGTGCAAAGTTACGGGCTAATGGCAGCCTGGGGATACATGCCTGCCGAAGAAGGTTTTTCGAAAGCCATCGAAAATTTTATGATTGCAAGCGACCTCGACAAAACATTACCCGAATACGGCCAATCGTTTATTGGAAAAACATTTTGGATGGAGTGGGATTTTCAGGCCACCTACAACCAGCTGGTAAATACTTTAACTCAATACCCAAAATACACCGACGGACTGGAAGCAATGGCCGAGCTGTTTATTGCTCACGGCGAATGGGAGAAAGCAGAAAGCTACATTAAAAGAGCGATGGATGTTGATCCGCTATCGGCCAACCATTTTTACACGCTTGCCCACATTAATTACTATCAAAAAAAATTCGATCAGGCACTAACTTTTGTCGAAAAATCGCTGGCCATAAATCCGGAGTTTATTTTAGCCTGCGAACTAAAAACTCTTTGTCTCATTTGGCTAAACAAACAGGATGAATTTGATACGTTCGTTGCTGAAAATTCAGATTCCGCACTTCATAACCTGTATTTTGAAGTAATAAACAACAACAAAAAAACACTGTCTGAAGCAACAATCAAAGCATGGATAAATGTTGCAAACGATAAAAAACAAATGGTTCCGTACGAATTATTTATTCTTGCCAATACCAATCATAAAAATGAAGCACTTGAAATATTAAAACAATACATTGCCCAAAAGCGCGGACAAATTATCAATTTCAGACATGATCCATCGCTTGAAAGTTTAAAAACATTGGCAGACTTTAATCAGCTGCACATTTCAAATCTTATCATTCCGGCCCAAGAAAACAATACCGCAGCAAACAGGATTGAACCACAAGCAAACTCATCGGAGCTTGATGAGCAAATGAAAAGGTTGTTGCAATTTATTGAAGACGAAAAGCCATTTCTCGATGCACAACTTAGCCTGAGTAGTCTGGCACAAAGTATTCAGCTTCACCCCAACAAACTATCGT contains:
- the kdsB gene encoding 3-deoxy-manno-octulosonate cytidylyltransferase, giving the protein MKFVGIIPARYESTRFPGKPLVMIKNKPMIQWVYENALKALDEVVVATDDDRIFDAVKSFEGKVVKTLATHQSGTDRCAEAAEQISDTTNFDVVINIQGDEPFIQADQIELLKSCFKSDAEIATLVKKINSTEELFNPNRPKVVVDENDNALYFSRSPIPYIRGTEENNWLSKNTFWAHIGMYAFKAEVLQNITKLKQGKLELAESLEQLRWLENGYKIKTAETHSQSIGIDTPEDLQAALKLF
- a CDS encoding helix-turn-helix domain-containing protein yields the protein MKPVNNSTLPHTEKSIAVLPFVNMSADADNEYFSDGITEEIINALTKISELKVIARTSSFAFKGKNVDVREIAQQLGVSSVLEGSVRKANNRVRITAQLINASDGTHFWSKNFDREMEDIFALQDEISLLIANQIRENFGHFNIQEHLVNEATKSVNAYKLFLKGHFYQLKWDADSIKTAAEHYEASILHDPKFARSYYGLVQSYGLMAAWGYMPAEEGFSKAIENFMIASDLDKTLPEYGQSFIGKTFWMEWDFQATYNQLVNTLTQYPKYTDGLEAMAELFIAHGEWEKAESYIKRAMDVDPLSANHFYTLAHINYYQKKFDQALTFVEKSLAINPEFILACELKTLCLIWLNKQDEFDTFVAENSDSALHNLYFEVINNNKKTLSEATIKAWINVANDKKQMVPYELFILANTNHKNEALEILKQYIAQKRGQIINFRHDPSLESLKTLADFNQLHISNLIIPAQENNTAANRIEPQANSSELDEQMKRLLQFIEDEKPFLDAQLSLSSLAQSIQLHPNKLSYLINEKNSINFNEFINQFRLDYFKTVALNPKYSHLTLLGLAYESGFNSKSVFNSYFKKKEGITPGMWIKQTPKGK